TTTTAAATCAAGCAAAAAAATTAAAAGAGGAAAATCCAAATGAATTTTCTGAAAAGTTACAGCAAGCCAAAGAAAAAATAAAGCATTTAGATGAAGATAAAAAAGAAAAATTAATGGAGATGATCAAAGAAGTAGAAAAAATTAAAAAGACTACTTCAAAAGAAGAACAAGAAAAATTGATACTAGAACTAAAAAATAAACTAAATCAAGAAGATCAAGAAAAAATACAGAAAGCTGCTCGAGTTTTAAAAAATATGTTGAAAAAAAAATAACACTCTTTCCTTATTAACATATGATGTTATTAAGGAATAGCCTTTAAGGCAGGTTTTATCCTTTTGGATCATAAAATTACCTGCCTATTTACTTTCTATTTCATTGTTTTAAAGTAGAAAGTGGCTGAAAGGAGTGAAAAAACAGATGCCATTTTTTTTACCTTTTTTATTTTTATTAATATGTAGTAGTACAGTTTCAGCAAAATTTATAGATAAAAGGGTACAAACAAAAATAAAAGTAGCGAAACAAGAAGATTATACGTCTGTTATTGTACTTTCAAAAGATTTAAAAGATAAGAAGTTAGAAGAAGAAATTCAAAAATATCATGCTAAAATTAAATATAAATTAGATATTATAAAAGCTTATGCTTTAGAAATACCTTGCAAGTGCATCGAAAAGCTTGCTATATTACCTCAAGTAGACTTTATTGCTGATGATGCTACTTCAACTACTCTTATGGATGTTGCTAGATCAACCGTAGGTGGATTGAAAGCCGAACAATTTGGGTTGACAGGCAATGGAGTTGGAATTGCTATTATAGATACTGGTGTATATCCTCATACAGATTTAGTATTGGAAAAAAATCGTATTATTGCTTTTAAAGATTTTGTAAATAATAAGAAATTTCCTTATGATGATAATGGTCATGGTACTCATGTAGCTGGAATTGCTGCTGGAAATGGATATATGTCAAAAAAAAGATATCAAGGAATGGCTCCTAAGGCCAATATTATAGGAGTAAAGGTGATGGATAAAAATGGAAGTGGAAGCACTTCAGATATTATAGCAGGGATGCAATGGGTATTAAAAAATAAGGATTTATATAATATCCGTGTTGTATCACTATCCTTAGGATCAGATCCTGATTTATTAGAAAGAGAAGATCCATTAGTAAAAGGGGTTGAAGCTCTTTGGAACGCTGGAATTGTGGTAGTAGCTGCTGCAGGAAATGAAGGACCTAAATCAAAAACCATTAATTCTCCAGGAATTAGTCGTAAGATTATTACAGTAGGAGCATCAGATGATCATAGTACCATAGATACGATAGATGATACTATTGCAAATTTTTCAAGTAGAGGGCCTACTAAAGAAAAAATTGTGAAACCAGATATTGTGGCTCCAGGTGTGGAAATTCAGTCTTTAGCTACAGATATACAATTTATTCCTGAAGATAATGTTACTAAATATAAATTTAAAGTAATGAAAAAGCCCTATACTGAGAAATCAGGGACTTCTATGGCTACTCCAATTGTTTCAGGTGCGATTGCTTTATTATTAGAAAAAGAACCTAGACTTACTCCTGATGAAGTAAAGACGAGATTATTAAGTACTGCTAGTCCTATAAAAAATGCGAATCAATATGATCAAGGAAAAGGACAAATGAATTTAGAGAGAATGTTACAAAAAGATTAAATAGGATTTATGTAAAGATTTCAATTTTTAAGGATATATAAAACGAGGATTGATTTTGTGAAACAAAAGTAGATCCTCGTTTTCTTTTATGTAAATTTTTTGCCTTTTAGTAAAATATTATTTTTTATGAATAAGAGTAAAGAAAATAGAAATATCTTTAAGATGTATTTCAGGTTCTACTTATTTTTGGAATGAATTAAATTTTTTTATCATAAGATAAACAAAGGAGATGAAAAGGATGAAAGGAAAAACTATTTTAATGATTGTATTGATTTCTATTTTGAGTATTGCATTTGTATCATTTCAATATGGACAGACGTCTACTATTCGAACTATGTCCACTTTTTTTGTGCCATCAGAGGTTCCTCTTCCTCCTAATATCGATGAATTATTAAAAAAAGATTATGGAGAGTCAAAGTATTATGATAAAAATGAAACTATTAAAATAAGTTTGGAAAAAATAATAGATGAAAAATATTTTATAGAGTATAGTTGGGTGGATGGAAATGAAAGTTATTTTGGGGTAGGAT
The Garciella nitratireducens DSM 15102 DNA segment above includes these coding regions:
- a CDS encoding S8 family peptidase; translation: MPFFLPFLFLLICSSTVSAKFIDKRVQTKIKVAKQEDYTSVIVLSKDLKDKKLEEEIQKYHAKIKYKLDIIKAYALEIPCKCIEKLAILPQVDFIADDATSTTLMDVARSTVGGLKAEQFGLTGNGVGIAIIDTGVYPHTDLVLEKNRIIAFKDFVNNKKFPYDDNGHGTHVAGIAAGNGYMSKKRYQGMAPKANIIGVKVMDKNGSGSTSDIIAGMQWVLKNKDLYNIRVVSLSLGSDPDLLEREDPLVKGVEALWNAGIVVVAAAGNEGPKSKTINSPGISRKIITVGASDDHSTIDTIDDTIANFSSRGPTKEKIVKPDIVAPGVEIQSLATDIQFIPEDNVTKYKFKVMKKPYTEKSGTSMATPIVSGAIALLLEKEPRLTPDEVKTRLLSTASPIKNANQYDQGKGQMNLERMLQKD